In Desulfovibrio aminophilus, the sequence TCATGCTCATGGCAAGTCCGGCCCTCGCCCAGGATCTGCACGGCTCGTATTGCCTGGCCACTGAAACCGAGTGGAACGAGTGCATTGAGTTGGAACAAGGCGGCGCGTGCCGGATCGTCACCGAGGTCTGGGAGGCCACGGACGGCTCCGGGCCGCGCAAGGGCCTGGAACACAAGGAAAAGAAGTGCAATTACGAGGTCCAGGGCGATCAGGTGTTGCTGACCTACGAGGGTCGGACGGAAACCCTGAAGGCCGCCTATTACGACTGGGCGGAGGAAATGTGGAAGGGCTGGGGGCCGGGCCTGAAGCTGGTGGAGCCCCGCGCCGGGCAGAGCGCACTGTATTCCCGGGTGTATTGGAAAGAACCCACGCACAAGCTGCGGGTCAGCGAGCCTCCGCGTCGATGACCGCGCGGATCGGGGGGAACATGAACACGCTCATCCACAAGGCGCTCCTGCCGTTTCTGCTCTTCATGTCCATGTCCGCCGCGGCCCTGGCCGAAGAGCCGAACGCCGCCGAGGAGGCGGACTGTACGGGAACGTTCTCGAACATGTATTACAACCTCGAGGCCGGGGACCTTCTGGGCGAGGAGATCAAGATCGTCGTGGGCGCTCGACGGGAGAAGGAATCCTATCCGCTGATCGGAATCTTCCAAATGGCCGTCGGCGCGCCGTTCGACCCCGTGCTCGTGGACGTCCGCTGCGAGAAGAACGAAATCGAATTCGTCCTTCCCAAATCCAAGATAGGGAGGGGGGTCTTCCGGGGCAGGGTTTCGGACAAGGGCATCCACGGAACCCTCACGCACTCGCCGGAGGTGAAAAGGGAAATCGACCTGCCCCGCCGGGCCGGCTATTGGGACGACCCGATTTCCCAATAAACCGCCCGCCTTCGCCCTCCTTCGGGGGTCTACAGAAAGGCGGGGGAGCCGGAAAAAGCAAAGACGGAAGAGGCGCATGCCCCTTCCGCCTTTTTTGCGTCCCTCGGAAGGATGGTCAGGAGGCGGACCGGCGCAGGGCGGCTTGTCGCCGCCGCACGGCCTTGGGGTACCAGGTGGTGAAGACCAGGGTGCCGAGCAGCACGGCGTAGGTCAGGAACTCGTAGGCCAGGTCCGGCATGACCGGGGCCAGGGCCTTGTTCAGGGCGATTCCGGCGTTGACGGTGAAGACCAGGCCCCAGACGATGGCGATGCGGGTGCTCGTGCGCAGGAACACCGGGTCGTTCCAGAGCGAGGGGTCGGTGTGGCCGCGGGCGTAGTCCAGGGTGAAGGGCTTGCCCATGCCGAGGGTGATCCAGACCCCCAGGCCCAGGGCCGCGTTGGCCAGCACGCCCATGAAGCGCACGGTCCACATGTTCTCGAAGACGAGCACCGCGACCAGGGCGTAGCCGAAGAACAGCAGGCCCATCCAGAGGATCACGCCCCGGTGCAGCCGCAGCACGCCCATGATCACCGTGAGCGCGAAGGCCGTGATCAGGCCGAGCTTGAGCCGGAACAGGCTGCCGTGGGCGATGAACAGGAAGGCCAGCCAGGGCGCGAATCCGAGCAGCAGCTTGAGAAACATGCGGGCTCCTTGCGGGTTGGTGGTCCGGTGTCGACGCGCTCCATTGCCACGACCACAGGCATATATGCCGCCCGCCCCCTGACAGTCTAGAACCCGGCGGAGACTTTTCATGAAAACGGGATAATCTCCCATGCGCTGGAAATCGCGCCCCGCCTCTGTTCCATAATCGTCACCGGATCGCGGCGATCCGTCACCGGCTTCCTGATATTCCCTGCTCATTTGATGGACCCGGCGGGGTCCGCGACCAACCCAGGAAGGAGGAACGGCCATGACCGAGCGGCAGAAGCGGCAGATTCGCGAACAGCTGCGGGAGCGGGTTGCGGTGTTGACCATGCGGGCGGAGCAGGCGGACCTGACCCTGGCCAACTGCCCGGACGACACGGACCTGGCCACGGAGATCACCCGCCACAGCCTGGACCTGGCCCTGCGCGAGCGCGAGCACCGCGAACTGCGCGAGGCCGAGGAGGCGTTGCGGCGGCTCGACTCCATCGACTACGGCCTGTGCGAGGACTGCGGCGGCCCCATCGGCACGGCCCGACTCCTGGCCCGGCCGAGCACGCGGCTGTGCGTCTGCTGCCAGGCCGAACAGGAAGAGCTGGCCCTGTCCGCCGCCTGACCGGCCAGCCCCGACGGAGGAAGCATGAGCGCCACGGGATTTCGCATCGACCTGCACGTGCATTCCAAGCACTCCACGCGGCCCTCGCAGTGGATCCTCCAGAAGCTCGGCTGCTCCGAGAGCTACACCGAGCCCCAGAAGATCTACCGCCTGCTGCGCGCGCGGGGCATGGACCTCGTCACCATCACCGACCACAACACCATCGCCGGGGCCCTGGAGATCGCCCACCTGCCGGACGCGTTCGTCAGCGAGGAGATCACCACCTACTTCCCCGGGGACCGCTGCAAGCTGCACGTGCTCGTCTACGGCATCACCGAGGCCGAGCACCGGGACTTCCAGGAGCTGCGCGAGAACGTCTTCGAGCTGCTGCCCTACCTGCGGGAACGGGGCATCGCCCACGTCCTGGCCCACCCCCTGTTCGCGGTCAACGAGCGGCTCACGCCCGAGCACTTCGAGCAGTGCCTCGTGCTCTTCAACACCTTCGAACTCAACGGCACCCGCGACGAACTCCAGAACCGGGTGCTCACCGAGATCATCACCGGCCTGACCCGGCCCGCGCTGGAGCGGCTGGCCGACAAGCACGGGCTCGAACCCTGGGGCGACACGCCCTGGGCCAAGGGCTTCACCGGCGGCTCGGACGACCACTCCGGCCTGAACGTGGCCCGCATGCACACGCGCTTCCCGGGACCGGCCCGGCTGGAGTCCGTGCTCGCGGGCCTGCGCCTGCGTCGGGGCGAGCCCCGGGGCGCGGCCGCCACGCCCATGACCATGGCCCACAACATCTACAGCATCGCCTACCAGTTCTATAAAAACCGCGTGCCCATGCCCGGCGCGGCCGCCGACATCCCGGCCCTGCGCTTCGCGGACCAGGCCCTGGACCCCGCCGAGGCGGCCGCCTCTCCCGGCCTGCTGGCCCGCGTGCAGAGCTTCTTCAACCGCCGCAAGTCGGCCCTCTACATGCGCTGGGCCACGGGCGGCGAGGCCCACCAGGTCCTGCTCAAGGAGGCCGCCGCCATCGTGGGCGCGGACCGGGGCTTCCAGGCCGTGAGCCGGGGCGAGGTGCGGGACATGACCGTCATGGAGGGCGAGTGGTACCGCTTCGTGTCCCGGGCCACGGACCGCGTGCTCTCCCAGTTCGCGGACCGCATCCTGACCAGCCTGCTCCAGGCCCGGCTCTTCGACGTCTTCCACACCATCGGCTCGGCCGCCTCGCTCTACGCTCTGCTCGCGCCCTATTTCGTCTCCTTCGGCCTGTTCGCCTCCGAGCGCTCCTTCTGCGACCGCTGCCTGTCGGCCTTCGGCGAAAAGCCCCGCCATCCCCGCAAGGAGGGGCTCAAGATCGCCCACTTCACGGACACCTTCCGGGAGGTCAACGGCGTGGCCCGCACCATCCGCCAGCAGCTCGCCCTGGTGGGCAAGCACGACAAGCACATGCGGGTCATCACCTGCGGCCAGGACGCTCCGGCGGACATGGAGGGCGTGGCCAACTTCACGCCCGTGGGGGCCTTCGAGATCCCCGAATACCCCCAGCTCCAGCTCTTCTACCCGCCGTTCCTGCGCATGCTCACGCACTGCTTCGAGGAGGACTTCGACCTCCTCCTGGCGGCCACGCCCGGGCCCGTCGGCCTGGCGGCCCTGGCCATCGCCCGCATCCTGAAGACCCCCATCCACGCCACCTACCACACGGCCTTCCCGCAGTACGTGGGCGCGCTGACCCAGGACACCAACCTGGAGGACGCGGCCTGGCGCTACATGCTCTGGTTCTACAACCAGATGGACGTGGTCTACGCGCCCTCGCGGGCCACGGTGGACGAGTTGGTGGCCCGGGGCATCCCGGAGCACAAGGTCAAGACCTATCCGCGCGGGGTGGACGTGTCCCGCTTCCACCCCTCCAAGCGCAACGGCTTCCTCAAGCGCTACGCCGCCGGGCCGGGCCTGAAGCTGCTCTACGTGGGCCGCGTGTCCAGGGAAAAGGACCTGCACGTGCTCACCGAGGCCTTCCGCAAGCTGCGCACCATGCGCCGCGACCTGGAGCTGGTGGTGGTGGGCGACGGCCCCTACCTGGAGGAGATGAAACAGGCCCTGCGCGGCCTGCCCGCCTGCTTCACCGGCGTGCTGGAGGGCGACGACCTGGCCGCGGCCTACGCCAGTTCGGACATCTTCGTCTTCCCCTCGGCCACGGACACCTTCGGCAACGTGGTCCTGGAGGCCCAGGCCTCGGGCCTGCCGGTCATCGTCACCGACCAGGGCGGCCCCCGGGAGAACATGGTCCCGGACCGCACCGGCCTGGTGGTGGCCGCCGGAGACCCGGACGCCCTGGTCCGCGCCGTGGTCCACCTGGCCGACTATCCCGAGCGCCTGGCCGCCATGCGCGAGAACGCCCGGGCCAGCATGGAGCGCCGCACCTTCGACGAGACCTTCCTCAAGACCTGGGAAATCTACGGGTCCTCCCTGCGCGCCGGCGCGGCCTAGCGGCTTCACCGCATTTCAGAAAGCCACGAGAAGGCCCCCGGGAATGCCCTCCCCCCGGGCCCTCATATCGGGTCTTGAAATTCCCGCTTCAAACTGTATCATCAGGGAAACATTGGAGTCCCGCCCATGCGTCCGCGTCTCGCCGTTCTTCCCCTCCTGCTCCTGGCCCTGTGCCTGGCCCTTCCGGCCCGGGCCGACGACCGCACCGGCTTCGCCGACAAGCCCGCGCCCGCCGATTTCCGGGGCCTGGCCTTCGGCGCGGAGATCGCGGCCCTGCCCGGCCTGACCCCGGTCCCGGGACAAAAGGACACCTACTACCGCAAGGACGAGGAGCCGACCTACGGCAAGGCGAAGATCGTCTCCGTGGCCTACTACGCGCGCCAGGGCAAGCTCTTCTCCGTGGGCATGGCCGTGGAGGGCGAGGCGAACATCTTCCTGGTCCAGGACAAGCTCATCCAGCAGTTCGGCCCGGGCAGCCAGCGCGGCGACCAGTACGGCTGGGTCTGGCCCGCCTTCTCGGTGGTCCTCAAGCGGATGCACAAGGACAAGGCGGCCGTGTATTTCACGCAGGAGCGGACCGGACGTTAGAAATCCGCGCCGGGTTCTGGATTTTCCTCCCCGGCCTCGGGTAGACTCGGATCAGGCCCGCCGCCGTCCCGGCGGGCGCGGAGGTTCCATGCAGCGCACCCGACCCGCCGTGTTCTACGGCCTCACCCTTCTGGGCCTGGCCCTGCTCTTCGCCCTGGGCTTCATGGGCTACTACGACCTGATCCTGAAGAACAAGTCCGAGACGGCGGCCTGGGCCGCCCAGGCCGGGCTCATCGTGGTGGGCGGCGGCCTGTTCCTCCTGGCCCTGCAGGCCATGATCGTGTACCGCGCCTTCATCGCCCCCCTGGCCCGCGACGAGGAGCGCCTGGACGAACTGGACGAGGCCGTGCGCCGCCTCACCGTCACCGACGAGCTGACCCGCGTGTACAACCGGGCCAAGCTGGAGGAGTGCGTGCTGCGCGAGATCGAGCACGTGCGCCGCTACAAGGCCAAGGCCGCGGCCCTCATGCTCGACGTGGACGGCATGGGCGACATCAACCGCAGCCAGGGCGACCGCGCCGGGGACCGCCTGCTGTCCGACCTGGCCCGCCTGCTCACCCGCCGGGTGCGCAAGAACGACATGGTCTTCCGCTGGCGCGGCGACACCTTCGCCGTCCTCGCCCCGCACATCGACGGCCCCCAGGCCGAGCGCTTCGTCCGCAAGCTGCGCGCCGAGATCGCGGCCACCGAGTTCCAGGACGGCCTGCGCATCACCGTGAGCGCCACCGCCGCCCAGATCGAGGCGGGCGACACCCCGGACACCTTCCTGCTCCGGCTCAAGCAGGGCCTGGAGCAGGCCGCGGCGACGCGCGGGGAGGCCGAAAACGGACTCGACCCCGCCAATGAGCCGGGAGCGGTCCCGGCCTGACCGGGACCAGGAACGCATGACCTCCGGCTCCCCGGCCCCGGCTCCCGAACTCCCGACAGGCCCCTCCCTGCCCGTCCGCTTCGCGGTCCTCTTCCTGCCGCTCTGCCTGCTCGTGCTCGGCGGACTGAACATCTACCGCGCCCTGGACGCCGCGGGCCGCGCCGAGGCCGTGAAGGCCCGCCAGATGGGCCGCGTGAGCCAGGAGGCCCAGGTCCTGGAGACCGCCCTGGCCGGGGGCGCGGCCGACGCCGCCTTCCTGGCCGACATGGCCTCCCTCATGCTGCGCGACGCCCGGGGCCGGGTCCCGGAGGACGTCTCCTGGCTGCTCTGGTCCTTCGCCTTCGTGAACCGGGGCTATGCCCGGGTCCAGTACCTGGACGCCTCGGGCTTCGAGGCGGCGCGCGTGAACCTCCATCCCCAGGGCCCGGAAATGGTCCCGGGCCTGCGTCTGGCCGACCGCTCCGACCTGCCCGACTTCCTGGAGGCCCGCGGCCTGCCCGGCGGCACGGTGCGCGTCTCGCGCCTGGAGCTGAACGCCGAGGACGGCCGCCTGGATTCGCCCCACACGCCGGTGCTGCGCTTCTCCTCCCCCGTCTTCGGCCCCGACGGCGGCCGCGCCGGGGTCATGGTCCTGACCCTCAAGGGCGACCTGCCCCTGGAACGGCTGCGTCTGGCCTCGGCCGTCCCCGGCGGCCCGTTCGTCATGGCCAACGCCCAGGGCTACTGGCTCCTGGGCCCCACCCCGGACTCGGAGTGGGCCTTCCAGCTCGCGGACCGCAAGCGCGGCACCCTGGAGCAGTCCTGGCCCGGGGCCTGGGACGCGATGCGCACGACCCCCCAGGGGCAGGTGGCGCTCCACGGCGGCCTGCTCACCTTCGCCACCGTGACCCCGGGCCAGGGCTTCAGCCTGGGCGCGGATCTGCGCGTGCTGCCCGTGGAGAACTGGCTCCTGGCCGTGCACACCGCCGAGGACCAGATCGCCCCTCCGGCCGGGCCGCTGTTCTGGGCCTTCAACGCCGTGCTGGCCGCGCTCCTGGCCGTGGTCTCCTGGCTCTGGGCCCAGGCCCGGCTGCGCCGCGACCAGGCCGAGGCCCGGCTGCGCGACATGGCCACCATCGACGGCCTCACCCGGCTCTTCAATCGCCGCCACTTCCTGGAGACCGGCCAGGCCGAGCTGGAGCGCGCCCGGCGCTACGGCCGCGAGCTGACCCTGCTCATGTTCGACGTGGACCACTTCAAGAGGGTCAACGACACCTTCGGCCACGACGCGGGCGACGCCGTGCTCCGGGCCCTGGCCGGGACCGCGCGCGACGCCGTGCGCCATGTCGACGTGCTCGGCCGCCTGGGCGGCGAGGAGTTCGCCGCCATCCTGCCGGAAACCGGCCTCAAGGCCGGGGTGGAGGCCGCCGAACGCCTGCGCCGGGCCGTGGAGGCCCTCGAGGTCCGCCACGGGGAACACCTGCTGCGGCTCACCGTGAGCCTGGGCGTGGCCCAGCTCCGCGAGGGCGAGAACCTCGACGGCCTGCTCAAGCGCGCGGACCAGGCCCTCTACGAGGCCAAGAACTCCGGCCGCAACCGCTCCGGCTTCGCCGGTTCATAAAAAGGCGGGAGAGGCTTCCGCCTTTCCGAAAAGCCCCGAAGGGGCACGGCTTTCTGAAATGCCCCGAAGGGGCACGCCTTTCTGGAACGCCCCGAAGGGGCACGGTGTTCCGAAGAGCGGCGAAGCCCGGGAAACGCCCGGCTCCAAAGGCCGACATGAGGCTTGCCTCCTGATCCTTATCCTGTGATACAATAGGGGAAAATGGAAAGCCCCATGCCGTCCAAGACGCCCTCCACGCTCCAGCACTTCCTCGGCCTGTTCCTGCCGTTGGCGCTGCTCGTCCTGGCCGGGGCGTACATCTACCGCGTCCAGACCCAGGAGGCGGCCCGGGAAAACGTCATGGCCCGGGAGCTGGCCGGAGTGACCCGGGAGGCGGGCATCCTGGAGACGATCATCGCCACCCGGGCCACGGACGCGGCCTTTCTGGCCGCGCGCGTGTCCGGCGAGCTGGGCCAGGACCACGGCGAGGCCCTGCCGCACGTGGCCGAGATGCTGCACTCCTTCGCCCGGATCAAGACGGACTTCTTCCAGGTCCGCCTGCTGGACGCCCGGGGCTTCGAGATCGTGCGGCTGGACGCCCTGCCGAACGGCCTCCGGCCGACCCCGGAAAACGAGTTCCAGGACAAGTCCGCTTCCGTGTATTTCCGCAAGGCCGCGGCCATCCCCTACGGCCAGGTCTATGTCTCGGCCCTGGACCTGAACCGGGAGCGGGGCCAAGTGGAGCGGCCCATCCGGCCCACCCTGCGCTTCGCCAGCCCGGTGAGCGGCCCGGATGGCGGTCTGGCCGGGGTCGTGGTCCTCAGCCTGGACGCCCGGCTCCTGCTCAAGCGCCTGTCCCAGGCCACGTCCCCGGACGCGCTCCTGCTGGCCAACGCCGGAGGTTACTGGCTTCTGGGTCCGACTCCGGATTCAGAGTGGGGCTTCGCCCTGCCCGACCGCGCCGACCCCACGGTGGAGGACGCCTGGCCCGAAACCTGGGACCTCTTCCACCGCGCCGGACGGGGCCAGTTCCTCCTGGACGGCGACCTGTACACCTTCGACAGCGTTCAGGCCGACGCCCCCATGCTGCGCCAGACCGCGGGCATCGTGCCCGAGGAGAGCTGGCTGGTGATCTCCCGGGCCCCGGCCGAGGCCTTCGGCGGCGTGCAGGACCTGACCTTCCTGGTCATGACCGGCGGCCTGCTCCTCATGTTGGCCGCGTTCACCGCGGTCTGGGCCCGGACGCGGGCCCGCCGCGACCTGGCCCTGCGCGAGCTGCGGCGCAGCGAGGAGACGGCCCGGGCCATCCTGGACGCGCCCCAGGACGCGGCCTTCTTCCTCATGGAGCTGGACGGCCGCATCCTCACCGCCAACGCCGTGGCCGAGGAGCGCTTCCGCCCCATCACGCCGGACGGGCTCACGGGCCGGAGCATGTGGGAACTCGTGCCCCCGGACCTGGCCGCGCGCCGCCGCGACCTCTTCGACTTCGCCGCCCGCGCGGGCGAGCCCATGCGCTTCGACGACGGGCGCCTGGGCATGATCCTGGACAACACCATCTACCCCATCCGTGGCGAGGACGGGGTCACGCACCGTCTGGCCGTGCTCTCCCGCGACGTGACCGTGGAGCGCCGGGCCCAGGAACGCCTGCTGACGCTCTCGCGGGCCGTGGAGCAGAGCCCGGCCATCGTGGTCATCACCAACGCCCAGGGCGACATCGAGTACGTCAACCCGAGCTTCACCGAGAAATACGGCTACTCGGCCGAGGAGGCCCTGGGCAAGAATCCCCGCATCCTCAAGTCCGGCCGCCACGACGCGGCCTTCTACCGGAACCTCTGGCGCACCCTGGCCGAGGGCGAGGATTGGGTCGGGGAGATCTGCAACCGGACCAGGGACGGCCGCGAGGTATGGGAAAAGGCGTCCATCTCGCCGGTGCTCGACGAAGCGGGCCAGACCACGCACTACGTGGCCGTGAAGGAGGACGTCACCGAGCAGCTCCGGGCCCGGAAGGACCTGGCCGACAGCGAGGAGAAAATCCGGGCCATGAGCGAGGCCTCCCAGGACGGCATGGTCATGATCGACGACCAGGGCAGGGTGGCCTTCTGGAACCGCGCCGCGGAACGTATTTTCGGCTACGCCCGGGAGGAGATGCTTGGCCGGAGGCTGCACGAGGTTGTGGCCCAGGACGAAGACGCGGGCAAGGCCCGCCAGGGCTTCCCGGACTTCGCCTCCACCGGCAAGGGCGCGGTGGTGGACACTCTCACGGAGCGCACGGCCCGGCGCAAGGACGGCTCCACCTTCCCGGCGGAGTTCTCGGTGGCCTCCTTCCGGCTCCAGGACCGCTGGTGGGCCGTGGGCACGGTGCGCGACATCACCGAACGCAAGCGGGCCGAGGAGATGCTGCTCGAACTGGCCACCACCGACGGGCTCACCGGCCTGACCAACCGCCGCCACTTCCTGGAGCGCGGCCGGGCCGAGCTGGAACGCGCCCGCCGCACCGGCCGCCCCCTGAGCTGCATCATGTTCGACGTGGACCACTTCAAGAGGGTCAACGACACCTTCGGCCACGACGCGGGCGACGCCGTGCTCAAGACCCTGGCCCGCACGGCCCGCGAAACCCTGCGCGGCATGGACGTTCTGGGCCGCGTCGGCGGCGAGGAGTTCGCCGCCGTCCTGCCCGAAACCGACCTGAACGCCGCGCTCCAGGCCGCCGAACGCCTGCGCCTGGCCGTGGAATTCATGACCGTGGAGCACGGCGGCCGAGCCCTGCCCGTGACCGTCAGCCTGGGCGTGGCCCTGTGGCGCGGGCCGGACGAATCCCTGGACGAGCTGCTCCGCCACGCGGACCAGGCCCTCTACGAGGCCAAGAACTCCGGCCGCAACAAAGTCTGCTGTTCCGCCGCCGCCGGCTTCGCCGGTTCATAGAAACACGCCGGCTTCGCCGGTTCATGGAAAGGCGGGAGAGACTGCCGCTCTTCTGGTTTTCTAATGAGCGGCGAAGCCGCGCGGTTTGAAGAGCGCGGACACCTCGGCCACCTGTTCGGGACGGCCGACCAGGAGCACCGTGTCCCCGGCGCGCAGCACGTCGTCGGCCCCGGGGTTGGAGAGCACGCCGTCCTCCCGGCTCACGGCCAGGAGCGTGACCCCGAACGAACGCCGCAGGGCCAGTTCGCCCACGCTCCGGTCCACGGCCGGGGAGCCCGCCTCCACCTTCAGCCGGGCGATCTCCACGTCCGGCAGGCGCAGATCCACGGGACAGGCCGAGGGATCGGCCAGGGAGCGGTGCATGTCGTAGCCCTCGGCCCGCACCTGGGCCACGAAGCGGTCCACCTCCATGCGCGGCACCTGGTAGCGCTCCAGCACGCGGGCGAAGATCTCCACCGAGGTCTCGAACTCCTCGGGGATGACCTCGTCGGCCCCCAGCTCCAGCAGTTGCTTGCGCTCGGCCCAGAAGCGGCAGCGGGCCAGGATCACCAGCTTGTGGTTCATCTCGCGCAGGGCCTTGACCGCGCGGCGGCTGGCCCCGGGGTCGGAGATGGCCACCACCGCCAGCCGCGCCCGGGGCACGCCCAGGTGCTCCAGCACCGCCGGGTAGGAGGCGTCGCCGTAGACGATGGGCTCGCCCCCGGCGCGCTCGCGCAGCACGGTGTCCGGGTTCATTTCCAGGATCACGTAGGGGATGTTCCAGGTGCGGGCGCTGCGGGCCAGGTTGCGGCCGTTGAGGCCGAAGCCGATGATCACCAGGTGGTCCTTGAGTCCGGCCAGGTGGTCGGCGGGCGCGGCCGGGGCGTAGCGGCCCTCGTGCCAGGCCCGCGACAGGGGGAGTTTGGCCATGACCTTGGCCAGCCGAGGGGCCAGGGCCATGAGCGGCGGGGTGAGCGCCATGCTCGGCACGGCCACGGAGAGGAAGAGCTGGTAGACCTCGGGCTTGAGCAGGTCCAGGGCCAGACCCTCGCGGGCCAGGATGAAGGAGAACTCGCCCACCTGGCAGAGCCCCACCCCGGCCAGCACGGCCGCGCGCAGGGGGTAGCCCAGGAGCTGGGTCACGCCCCCGGCCACCAGGGCCTTGAGCCCGAGCACGCAGCAGGTCAGGAAGATCACGGTGAACGGCCGGGACGCGGCCTGCCCCACGTCGAGCAGCATGCCGATGGAGACGAAGAACAGGCTGGTGAACACGTCGCGGAAGGGCAGGATGCGGGCCAGGGCCTGGTGGCCGTAGCCCGAGCCGGAGACGATGAGCCCGGCCAGGAACGCGCCCAGGGGCAGGGACAGGCCGATGCGCCAGGTGAGCCAGGCCACGGAGAAGCAGAGGGCCACGATGGCCAGGAGGAACATCTCGTTGTTGCGCGTGGCGGCCACCCGCTTGAGCAGGAAGGGCGCGAGCCAGCGGGCCGAGGCGTAGACCACGCCGAGCACGCCCGCGGCCTTGACCGCCAGCATGAGCAGTTCCATGCCCGGATCGGCGGCCCGCCCGGCCAGCAGCGGGGCCAGGAGCATCAGGGGCACGATGGCGATGTCCTGGAAGATGAGGATGGCCAGGACCGCCCGGCCGTAGGGGGCCTCGGCCTCGCGCCGGTCCTGGAGCACCTTGAGGACCACTGCCGTGCTGGAGAGCGCCAGCATGAAGCCCAGGAACACCGAGGGCCCGGGGCTTCCGCCCAGGACCCAGGCCATGCCCGCCCCGGCGGCGATGGTCAGGCCCATCTGGAGGCTCCCGCCCAGCAGGGCGGGCCGCCGCAGGGCCAGGAGGTCGGCCACGGAGAACTCCGTGCCGATGGAGAAGAGCAGGAAGACCACGCCCACCTCGGCCAGGATTTCGACCGCGTGGAGGTGGGACACGAGGCCCAGGGCGTGGGGTCCGGCCAGCGCGCCGGTGATGAGGAAGCCCACCACCGTGGGCACGCGCAGCAGGTGCGAGGCGTAGAGGATGAGCGCCGACAGCGCCAGGATGACGAGAACGTCCTGAAGAATGTCCATGCCCGACAGTCTGTCCCAAAGGCAGGGGGGAGTAAAGGGGGGGCGGTCGCCCGGGAAAGGCCTTCTAGCCCCTCTTGCGGACCATCATCTGGAACACGTCGGACTCGTGGCCGTTCATCGTGCGGACCCTGATCTCCCGTTCCCACGCGACGTCGAATCCGGCGAGCAGCCGCCGCACCCAGGCCGTGTCGTGGTGCCGGAACACGGCCCCCTCGGTGCGGAACATGCCGAACGTGCCGAGTTCCCGTTCGAATTCGCGGTATCGCGCCCTGTTCCTCTCGTCCCGCTGGAGGGGATAGTCGCTGACGAAGAGCAGGCCGCCCGGGGCCAGCATCCGCTGGATTTCATGGATGATGCGTTCCTGGCCCGCGTCGGAGGGCACGCAGGTGAGCAACGCCACCAGGAGGCAGGCGTCGAAGGAGCCGTCGTTGAAATCCGGCGACAGGCCGTCGAAGACGCGGAGGTCCAGGCCGCCGTCCAGAAGCTTTCCGCGCCGGACCATTTCCCCGGAGACGTCGATCCCGGTGACGTTGGCGTAGCCCAGGCCGGAGAGTTCGGAGCAGACGCGGCCGTAGCCGCAGCCGTAGTCCAGGATCCGCGCCGAAACCGGAAGGAAGTCGCGGAAGACCCGGGCCGGGATGGGGTGGGGTGGGAAAACGTCTTGGAAGAAGCGGCCTGGTTCCAATATTCCAGTTGGACATCCATGCTCATGCGGGAATCCTCCCGCCACGGATGCCTACCACTCCGCGCCCCGGGCCTCAACCCTCCGGTTCGCCCGGAGCGGGCCCATCCAGGCTCAGCCCCGCTTCTTCTCCAGGCTCTTGGCCTCCTGGCGGAGCTTGCGGCGCATCTGGGCCTCGGCCATGCGGCGGCGGTCCTCGTCGGTCTCCGGGACCATGGGCGGCACGGCGTGGGGCTTGCCGTCCTCGCCCATGCAGACGTAGGTCACGTAGGCCGAGTTCGTGTGGCGCACCTCGCCGGTCATGAGGTTCTCGGCCTCCACCCGCACGCCCACCTCCATGCTCGTGCGGCCGACCATGTTCAGGCTGGCCTTGAGGATGACCATCTCGCCCACGTGCACCGGGGCCAGGAAGTCCGTGCGGTCCATGCTGGCCGTGACCACGTTCTTGCGGCAATGGCGCTTGGCCACGATGGCCCCGCAGATGTCGATGTACTTGAGGACCACGCCGCCGTGGCAGTTGCCCGCCGGGTTGGCGTCCGAGGGCAGGATGAGGTGGGCCATGGTCACGGCGGTCTGGGCCGGGGTCTTGCCGTTCATGT encodes:
- a CDS encoding TraR/DksA family transcriptional regulator, with translation MTERQKRQIREQLRERVAVLTMRAEQADLTLANCPDDTDLATEITRHSLDLALREREHRELREAEEALRRLDSIDYGLCEDCGGPIGTARLLARPSTRLCVCCQAEQEELALSAA
- a CDS encoding glycosyltransferase — its product is MSATGFRIDLHVHSKHSTRPSQWILQKLGCSESYTEPQKIYRLLRARGMDLVTITDHNTIAGALEIAHLPDAFVSEEITTYFPGDRCKLHVLVYGITEAEHRDFQELRENVFELLPYLRERGIAHVLAHPLFAVNERLTPEHFEQCLVLFNTFELNGTRDELQNRVLTEIITGLTRPALERLADKHGLEPWGDTPWAKGFTGGSDDHSGLNVARMHTRFPGPARLESVLAGLRLRRGEPRGAAATPMTMAHNIYSIAYQFYKNRVPMPGAAADIPALRFADQALDPAEAAASPGLLARVQSFFNRRKSALYMRWATGGEAHQVLLKEAAAIVGADRGFQAVSRGEVRDMTVMEGEWYRFVSRATDRVLSQFADRILTSLLQARLFDVFHTIGSAASLYALLAPYFVSFGLFASERSFCDRCLSAFGEKPRHPRKEGLKIAHFTDTFREVNGVARTIRQQLALVGKHDKHMRVITCGQDAPADMEGVANFTPVGAFEIPEYPQLQLFYPPFLRMLTHCFEEDFDLLLAATPGPVGLAALAIARILKTPIHATYHTAFPQYVGALTQDTNLEDAAWRYMLWFYNQMDVVYAPSRATVDELVARGIPEHKVKTYPRGVDVSRFHPSKRNGFLKRYAAGPGLKLLYVGRVSREKDLHVLTEAFRKLRTMRRDLELVVVGDGPYLEEMKQALRGLPACFTGVLEGDDLAAAYASSDIFVFPSATDTFGNVVLEAQASGLPVIVTDQGGPRENMVPDRTGLVVAAGDPDALVRAVVHLADYPERLAAMRENARASMERRTFDETFLKTWEIYGSSLRAGAA
- a CDS encoding GGDEF domain-containing protein codes for the protein MQRTRPAVFYGLTLLGLALLFALGFMGYYDLILKNKSETAAWAAQAGLIVVGGGLFLLALQAMIVYRAFIAPLARDEERLDELDEAVRRLTVTDELTRVYNRAKLEECVLREIEHVRRYKAKAAALMLDVDGMGDINRSQGDRAGDRLLSDLARLLTRRVRKNDMVFRWRGDTFAVLAPHIDGPQAERFVRKLRAEIAATEFQDGLRITVSATAAQIEAGDTPDTFLLRLKQGLEQAAATRGEAENGLDPANEPGAVPA
- a CDS encoding diguanylate cyclase; the protein is MTSGSPAPAPELPTGPSLPVRFAVLFLPLCLLVLGGLNIYRALDAAGRAEAVKARQMGRVSQEAQVLETALAGGAADAAFLADMASLMLRDARGRVPEDVSWLLWSFAFVNRGYARVQYLDASGFEAARVNLHPQGPEMVPGLRLADRSDLPDFLEARGLPGGTVRVSRLELNAEDGRLDSPHTPVLRFSSPVFGPDGGRAGVMVLTLKGDLPLERLRLASAVPGGPFVMANAQGYWLLGPTPDSEWAFQLADRKRGTLEQSWPGAWDAMRTTPQGQVALHGGLLTFATVTPGQGFSLGADLRVLPVENWLLAVHTAEDQIAPPAGPLFWAFNAVLAALLAVVSWLWAQARLRRDQAEARLRDMATIDGLTRLFNRRHFLETGQAELERARRYGRELTLLMFDVDHFKRVNDTFGHDAGDAVLRALAGTARDAVRHVDVLGRLGGEEFAAILPETGLKAGVEAAERLRRAVEALEVRHGEHLLRLTVSLGVAQLREGENLDGLLKRADQALYEAKNSGRNRSGFAGS